In Epinephelus fuscoguttatus linkage group LG15, E.fuscoguttatus.final_Chr_v1, a genomic segment contains:
- the zgc:136870 gene encoding GTPase IMAP family member 7: MGSWSPPGGVASSDLHILLVGPRRTGKSSSGNTLLGRGQVFETRGGGASTAASAVTNGRHITVVDAQGWGSSEEFVPREEKIELQRAFSLCGLGGPHVVLLVIPLLDFTEPERRAVEGRMEIMTSAAWRHTMVLFTCADWLKRRGCSVEEHIKSGGPALRWLMEKCCYRYHVFDNKAAVIGKQEQRKQEVKGGGKKQEGTWRKKSDKRAGRKCRGGEADGRKGGEQEQVRELLRKVEDMLQENGGWHFSLHMYQRLEEEWSRREQKLRARLEAETDAGSERRQQKTVETKINMEPQQKQGLETEEEEEQGDSLRKEQENKEECAERKINRGEDEEERAKVELKTLSSEEDVWDTSSDNGGGREESTEAKTGMMAPCQPNGG, from the exons ATGGGAAGCTGGAGCCCACCAGGAGGTGTTG CCTCAAGTGACCTTCATATTTTGCTCGTTGGTCCCAGACGTACAGGCAAGAGCTCTTCTGGTAACACCCTGCTGGGCCGGGGGCAGGTCTTTGAAACCAGAGGAGGCGGGGCCAGCACAGCTGCCAGCGCCGTCACCAATGGACGTCATATCACAGTGGTGGACGCACAAGGTTGGGGTTCATCTGAGGAATTTGTGCCCCGAGAGGAGAAAATTGAACTGCAGAGAGCGTTTTCTCTCTGTGGACTCGGAGGACCTCACGTTGTTCTGTTAGTGATCCCTCTGCTGGACTTTACTGAGCCTGAGAGGAGAGCGGTGGAGGGGAGGATGGAGATCATGACCTCTGCAGCGTGGAGACATACCATGGTGTTGTTCACATGCGCAGACTGGCTGAAGAGACGGGGGTGCAGCGTGGAGGAGCACATCAAATCAGGAGGCCCTGCCTTGCGTTGGCTGATGGAGAAGTGTTGCTACAGATATCACGTGTTTGATAACAAGGCAGCCGTCATTGGCAAGCAGGAGCAAAGGAAGCAGGAGGTGAAAGGAGGTGGGAAGAAACAGGAAGGGACTTGGCGGAAGAAAAGTGACAAGAGGGCCGGAAGGAAGTGCAGAGGAGGTGAGGCAGATGGGAGAaagggaggagagcaggagcaGGTGAGAGAGCTGCTGCGTAAAGTGGAGGACATGTTGCAGGAGAACGGTGGGTGGCACTTCTCCCTTCACATGTACCAAAGGCTGGAGGAGGAATGGAGCCGGAGGGAGCAGAAGCTGAGAGCTCGACTGGAGGCAGAGACAGATGCGGGGAGCGAGAGGAGACAACAAAAGACAGTGGAGACGAAGATAAACATGGAGCCACAGCAAAAGCAGGGGTtagagacagaagaagaagaagagcagggAGATAGCCTGAGGAAAGAGCAAGAGAACAAGGAGGAATGTGCAGAGAGGAAGATAAATAGAggggaggatgaagaggagagagcCAAGGTAGAGCTTAAGACACTGAGCAGTGAGGAGGACGTGTGGGATACAAGCTCTGACAacggaggaggaagggaggagagcACTGAAGCAAAAACTGGAATGATGGCTCCATGTCAGCCTAATGGGGGTTAA